In the Pyrolobus fumarii 1A genome, one interval contains:
- a CDS encoding elongation factor 1-beta: MSEARVLVIIKVYPDDVSIDLGELAKRIENALPEGYQIVRKATEPIAFGLNALKLYILIPEETEGGTAKLEEILSKVEGVGEYEIEAVHRVAQY, from the coding sequence TTGAGCGAGGCGCGCGTACTCGTAATCATAAAGGTATACCCGGATGATGTTAGTATAGACCTAGGCGAGCTTGCCAAGCGCATAGAGAACGCGCTGCCGGAAGGGTATCAAATCGTGCGTAAGGCGACGGAGCCCATAGCCTTCGGGCTTAACGCACTAAAGCTCTACATACTCATACCCGAGGAGACTGAGGGCGGCACAGCAAAGCTAGAGGAGATACTCTCCAAGGTAGAGGGCGTAGGCGAATACGAGATTGAGGCAGTGCATCGCGTTGCACAATACTGA
- a CDS encoding zinc finger domain-containing protein: MALAQQRKLSIYGPSKLPVCVSCHRLIAPWEKAVVFPCPNCGEPIWRCAKCRKMGVSYKCPHCGFEGP; encoded by the coding sequence GTGGCGCTTGCCCAGCAGCGCAAGCTAAGCATCTATGGTCCATCCAAGTTGCCGGTATGTGTCAGTTGTCATAGATTGATAGCGCCTTGGGAGAAGGCTGTAGTATTCCCGTGCCCGAACTGCGGCGAGCCGATATGGAGATGTGCAAAATGCCGCAAGATGGGCGTGTCGTATAAGTGCCCGCATTGTGGCTTCGAGGGGCCCTAG
- the pth2 gene encoding peptidyl-tRNA hydrolase Pth2: MEEFKQVIVVRTDIKMTKGKLAAQVAHAAVEAVLNALEMGLRDWVDLWRSQGAKKVVVKGENEQTLIEVYERARREHLPTALIRDAGRTELPPGTLTAVAVGPAPSSKVDKITGRFKLL, from the coding sequence TTGGAGGAGTTCAAGCAGGTAATTGTAGTGCGAACCGACATTAAAATGACAAAGGGGAAACTCGCCGCTCAAGTTGCGCACGCCGCAGTGGAGGCCGTGCTGAATGCCCTCGAGATGGGACTAAGGGACTGGGTTGACCTCTGGCGTTCACAGGGAGCTAAGAAGGTCGTTGTCAAAGGAGAGAACGAGCAGACACTCATAGAGGTTTACGAGCGAGCTAGACGTGAGCATCTACCAACAGCGCTAATCCGCGATGCTGGTAGGACAGAGCTACCTCCCGGAACATTAACAGCTGTTGCTGTAGGCCCTGCGCCCAGTAGCAAGGTTGATAAGATAACTGGAAGGTTTAAGCTTCTGTAG
- the truD gene encoding tRNA pseudouridine(13) synthase TruD, with the protein MLVDLSSLEPLLGIEAWFNDKRPRALILRPLGFLVLEEPSIRSCNAMLYALTKANIDTLHAIQNLTHVIGKSSYAGLKDADGITTQFIAARQWGQYAYSRAGFRSYTLACTNTRGCIKIGDVKFNHFSITLALLDGEAETRTTSIAPNYYGFQRFGTRRPNTHYTGLSLARGDLGRYFAELIYTKYPRETSRRGDYERLALKLLRATRSTIRALKHLPPKVLELHVNALQSYLFNRILSRLVTEYSTRVCTTYPRIPVPGCGLSKYLDALDEDVKRVYREVMGTEGVEESYFCTLRRYGIHASSYMRESCIEPAMHFSLRLKVEEYEDVEIAIHVFSLKRGEYATTFLANMYRLFEPEPYFLAGQFGQNPL; encoded by the coding sequence ATGTTAGTAGACCTATCAAGTCTAGAGCCACTCCTGGGTATTGAAGCGTGGTTTAACGATAAACGACCCCGTGCATTGATATTGCGTCCACTAGGCTTCCTAGTACTTGAGGAGCCTTCGATAAGATCGTGCAACGCTATGCTATACGCTCTAACAAAAGCTAACATCGATACACTACATGCGATTCAAAACCTAACACATGTCATAGGAAAATCTAGCTACGCAGGATTAAAGGATGCCGACGGGATAACAACGCAGTTTATCGCTGCAAGACAATGGGGCCAATATGCCTACAGTCGCGCCGGTTTCCGAAGCTATACACTAGCTTGCACGAACACAAGGGGATGCATAAAGATAGGTGATGTCAAATTCAATCATTTCTCGATAACGCTTGCATTACTCGACGGGGAGGCTGAAACACGTACAACTAGTATCGCTCCTAACTATTATGGTTTTCAACGATTCGGTACACGTCGCCCAAATACCCACTACACCGGGCTATCTCTTGCACGAGGGGACCTAGGTCGTTACTTCGCAGAGTTGATATATACCAAGTACCCACGCGAAACAAGCAGACGAGGAGATTACGAGAGGCTCGCCCTAAAGCTCTTGAGAGCCACACGTTCCACTATACGTGCACTGAAGCATCTTCCGCCTAAGGTACTAGAGCTGCACGTCAACGCACTTCAATCCTATCTGTTCAACAGGATATTGTCGAGACTAGTGACAGAGTATAGCACACGTGTATGCACGACGTACCCACGCATACCCGTGCCAGGCTGTGGCCTAAGCAAGTACTTGGATGCCCTAGATGAGGACGTAAAGAGGGTTTATCGTGAAGTGATGGGCACAGAGGGTGTTGAAGAGAGTTACTTCTGCACTCTAAGGCGTTACGGCATTCACGCATCGAGCTACATGAGGGAGTCATGCATAGAACCTGCTATGCATTTCTCGCTTCGCCTCAAAGTAGAAGAGTATGAGGATGTGGAGATTGCTATTCACGTGTTTTCGCTTAAAAGAGGTGAATACGCGACAACGTTTCTCGCTAATATGTATAGGTTATTCGAACCGGAGCCTTACTTTCTGGCCGGCCAGTTCGGTCAAAACCCTCTCTAG
- a CDS encoding transcription elongation factor, which translates to MKSGVLCPRCQELVDTGKVEEREVDIMRALIELEESGKLPELRDAVYHRAYFIDSNMVIIVMDVSGATSVPVFTRLARKIEGALSEKLGGIRVRIVPRAGDVRTLAVHLLYPARVLGVNYVYMPDGTIEYVVRISRRDRRRVEPQKEFLERVLTELAGQKVRLRFE; encoded by the coding sequence GTGAAGAGCGGTGTACTGTGTCCACGTTGCCAGGAGCTAGTTGATACAGGCAAGGTTGAGGAACGCGAAGTGGATATAATGCGTGCGCTAATCGAACTTGAAGAGTCAGGCAAATTGCCTGAACTACGCGATGCCGTCTATCATAGAGCGTATTTCATAGACAGCAACATGGTGATCATTGTGATGGACGTAAGCGGTGCTACTAGTGTACCGGTGTTTACACGGCTAGCAAGGAAGATCGAGGGCGCCCTTTCCGAGAAACTCGGAGGTATACGAGTACGTATAGTGCCGAGAGCAGGGGATGTCAGGACTCTCGCTGTGCACCTGCTATATCCAGCACGTGTATTGGGTGTAAACTACGTCTACATGCCGGATGGTACTATAGAGTACGTTGTGAGGATATCCAGGAGAGACAGGAGGCGTGTTGAGCCTCAAAAGGAGTTTCTAGAGAGGGTTTTGACCGAACTGGCCGGCCAGAAAGTAAGGCTCCGGTTCGAATAA
- a CDS encoding archaemetzincin family Zn-dependent metalloprotease codes for MQSYTLLIIKLSNIDDYLIDTVANSVKDAFMNVNVLVSPDVMLPPMSFFDWKRMQYRSEYIVKWLASIRERLGADYILGIGDIDAYANGLNFVFGEAYPEGRAAAVYLRRLHPSFYGEPDNHELFVSRAVKEVIHELGHTFGLPHCSNRLCVMSFSNSVYEVDSKTEKFCPRCAERLRLNGLYVSPRYVLSTS; via the coding sequence TTGCAGAGCTACACTTTGCTTATTATAAAACTATCCAACATAGATGATTACTTGATTGACACTGTGGCAAACAGCGTCAAAGACGCGTTTATGAATGTTAATGTTTTAGTTTCGCCTGATGTCATGCTGCCGCCTATGAGTTTCTTTGACTGGAAGCGTATGCAGTATCGCAGCGAGTATATCGTAAAATGGCTAGCCTCTATACGTGAGAGGCTAGGAGCCGACTATATACTTGGCATAGGCGACATAGACGCGTACGCCAACGGCCTTAACTTTGTTTTCGGCGAGGCATACCCGGAGGGGCGCGCTGCAGCCGTATACTTACGTAGGCTACACCCCAGCTTCTACGGCGAGCCCGACAATCATGAACTATTTGTTAGCAGAGCTGTGAAGGAGGTTATACACGAGCTGGGTCACACCTTCGGCTTGCCTCATTGCAGTAACCGCCTTTGTGTCATGAGTTTCAGTAATAGCGTGTACGAAGTTGATAGTAAAACGGAAAAATTCTGTCCAAGATGCGCCGAAAGGCTTAGGCTTAATGGGCTATACGTGTCACCTCGTTACGTATTATCGACCAGCTAG
- a CDS encoding archease yields the protein MSNGFKPFEFEEHTADVIIRAYGRTLEETIANAARAVFEVITDTSKVEPKECRRVEERGIDLYQAILRWLEDFLVMFDSEGLVFSKFKVERVEKEGEEYIIVGEGCGEPFDPEKHEPRTIVKAITYHEMKLEKNDGLWVLRFAVDI from the coding sequence TTGAGTAACGGGTTCAAGCCTTTTGAGTTTGAAGAGCATACGGCTGATGTTATAATCAGGGCGTATGGGCGTACTCTGGAAGAGACTATCGCTAATGCCGCTCGTGCAGTGTTCGAAGTCATCACAGACACTAGTAAAGTTGAGCCTAAGGAATGTAGGCGTGTCGAAGAAAGAGGTATCGACTTGTACCAGGCCATACTACGTTGGCTTGAAGATTTCCTAGTGATGTTCGACTCTGAGGGTTTAGTGTTCTCGAAGTTCAAGGTTGAGCGTGTAGAGAAAGAAGGTGAAGAATACATAATCGTTGGTGAGGGGTGTGGCGAGCCCTTTGATCCGGAAAAGCACGAGCCACGTACGATAGTAAAGGCAATCACCTACCACGAGATGAAGTTGGAGAAGAACGACGGGTTGTGGGTATTGAGATTTGCGGTTGACATCTAG
- a CDS encoding 3-phosphoshikimate 1-carboxyvinyltransferase — translation MPDSVMGRALVADPHVVVVTGFEPKSSVVEIKAPPSKSFYYRLAGLLLAGRGCVRNVPDCEDADAATDIVLAAGGVVVSDGRVCLDYFRESETYDVDVYCSGGALRITLVALLAAAPIGSRISVHVCKRLFRRLEEGTLSLWKQFGEARLDPGSNVINIVKTREPQMLRVASTKSSQPISGALIAAAILSALRGGDPVKVEGYTGVSSGHIYETLESLRLAGFTLEDIRIDERGDGIAIHALVSGVERRFVLWTPGDWGLASLVAPLASTGVRLIIRGLWRPWAGPGDHYASFYYKILGFDSKILEHDDSAEWDIEPFSARSADNITITVRREPDVAVSVAYAASALGVSVKIAGVHHLVLKESNRLESVTASLRSLGYVAYHTNDDIIVAGRAVKPSFVNIECPDDHRIAMGTAVLAATSGVVARISNATCTSKSWRGFWSTLQEAGVRIFFEGGKLE, via the coding sequence TTGCCCGACTCTGTGATGGGGAGGGCGCTCGTGGCCGACCCGCACGTAGTGGTAGTTACAGGGTTTGAGCCTAAGAGTAGCGTCGTAGAGATAAAGGCACCTCCTTCCAAAAGCTTCTACTACCGTCTAGCAGGCTTATTATTGGCTGGGCGCGGATGCGTACGCAATGTTCCTGATTGTGAGGATGCTGATGCAGCCACGGACATAGTACTAGCCGCGGGTGGCGTAGTCGTTAGTGATGGACGTGTTTGTCTCGACTATTTCCGTGAAAGCGAGACGTATGATGTAGACGTGTATTGTAGTGGTGGTGCTCTACGAATAACGCTCGTTGCTCTCCTCGCAGCTGCGCCTATAGGTTCACGCATATCTGTACATGTGTGTAAACGATTGTTTAGGAGGCTCGAAGAGGGTACACTTAGCCTCTGGAAACAGTTTGGAGAGGCCCGTCTTGACCCAGGCAGTAATGTGATAAATATTGTGAAGACAAGAGAGCCTCAGATGCTGCGCGTAGCTTCGACTAAAAGTAGTCAGCCAATAAGTGGCGCGCTCATAGCAGCAGCTATTCTATCAGCATTGCGAGGGGGCGACCCTGTTAAGGTCGAGGGCTATACGGGCGTGTCAAGCGGGCACATCTATGAGACTCTAGAGTCTTTACGTTTAGCCGGTTTCACGCTCGAAGATATTCGCATTGATGAACGTGGAGATGGCATTGCTATACACGCGTTAGTTAGTGGTGTCGAGAGGCGTTTCGTGTTATGGACTCCGGGTGATTGGGGGCTTGCTAGTCTAGTGGCTCCTCTAGCATCGACGGGAGTCAGGCTGATTATACGTGGATTATGGAGGCCGTGGGCAGGCCCGGGTGATCACTACGCTAGCTTCTACTACAAGATACTAGGATTCGATTCTAAGATTCTCGAACACGATGACAGTGCGGAATGGGATATTGAGCCATTTAGTGCAAGAAGCGCAGATAACATCACAATTACTGTGCGCCGTGAACCGGACGTAGCTGTTAGTGTAGCATATGCAGCTTCGGCTCTGGGCGTCAGTGTTAAAATAGCTGGTGTGCATCACCTCGTTTTAAAGGAGAGTAATCGGCTAGAGAGTGTAACCGCGAGTCTTCGCTCGCTAGGTTATGTAGCATACCATACCAATGATGATATAATCGTCGCCGGGAGGGCAGTTAAACCCAGTTTTGTTAATATTGAATGTCCGGATGATCACAGGATCGCTATGGGGACTGCCGTGTTGGCTGCAACGAGTGGCGTGGTGGCACGTATATCGAATGCTACATGTACGTCTAAATCATGGCGTGGCTTCTGGAGTACACTTCAAGAAGCCGGTGTGAGAATATTCTTCGAGGGTGGTAAGCTTGAGTAA
- a CDS encoding methylenetetrahydrofolate reductase, with the protein MKIIVEIEPTRNISKLESLVRTITEIPCIDMVAVPDAPLGKPKVLGVMLASFFEHAGIPTIAHVRLRDMNMVLFEQVVWGAYIAGVTRLLFLRGDPPAKGRDVNEVTSEYAVEYVKRHDKLSSRIKAGIYLSMRWGVEKALERVMKTRADFYTVNRLDPQLSEHVEFVKKAKTTGAQIFAYLITARSSQLEKLRAILEGQPVRPLEKLDDYIRAFRDSGVDGVVLSSPLDIRALLQILKETCNDA; encoded by the coding sequence ATGAAGATAATCGTCGAGATTGAACCGACTCGCAACATTTCAAAATTAGAATCTCTCGTGAGGACAATAACTGAGATACCCTGCATCGATATGGTAGCTGTCCCAGACGCGCCTCTCGGCAAGCCAAAGGTACTGGGCGTTATGCTCGCATCTTTCTTTGAACACGCCGGCATTCCGACTATAGCGCACGTGAGGCTACGCGACATGAATATGGTTCTTTTCGAGCAAGTGGTATGGGGAGCATACATAGCCGGTGTAACCAGGCTCCTGTTCCTTAGAGGCGATCCACCCGCAAAAGGTCGCGATGTAAATGAGGTTACCAGCGAATATGCCGTCGAGTATGTGAAGAGGCATGATAAGCTGAGTTCACGCATCAAAGCAGGGATATATCTCAGTATGCGTTGGGGTGTAGAGAAAGCACTCGAACGCGTTATGAAGACACGAGCAGACTTCTATACGGTGAACAGGCTGGACCCACAACTAAGTGAGCACGTAGAGTTTGTCAAGAAGGCGAAAACGACTGGAGCCCAGATATTCGCATACCTCATAACAGCCAGATCCTCTCAATTGGAGAAGCTACGTGCTATACTAGAAGGTCAACCTGTCAGACCTCTCGAGAAGCTTGACGACTATATCAGGGCGTTTCGAGATAGTGGCGTAGACGGCGTAGTACTCTCGTCGCCTCTGGACATACGCGCGTTGTTACAGATACTCAAAGAGACTTGCAACGATGCATAA
- a CDS encoding class I SAM-dependent rRNA methyltransferase, producing the protein MVLPAVLVYGLGAKVVSEGGALVYRKWVEAPRGLRPGELVVVESSRGELLGCGLYDNVGPVAVRMVWFGSCPFKSPREAIEHLIERALRYRERLGYTKEDEPAYRLVHSDADLMPGLIIDVYNDIAVIQSSSIVWDVHMDIIVDVVSKVVGVEHVYEKSTQRTRRDIGLEPRERLLRGSKTRTIIREGGVRFVVDVRKGQKTGFFLDQRLNRIEVERYSSGEVVLDLFSYTGGFGIHALVAGARKVVFVDEDEHALAVLRENLRLNGINEDKAVIVQDNVWRYLRREKSQYGIVIADPPAFIQAREHYERGKQAYERLFSNVAKLASSIAFMSSCSAFLTRNDFLEIVARSVLRAGKQYRLVGSVRGMPPDHPQRYHAEHLEYLKAVYVEVF; encoded by the coding sequence ATGGTTCTCCCTGCAGTTCTTGTGTATGGGTTAGGAGCCAAGGTGGTTAGCGAGGGAGGCGCACTTGTCTATCGAAAGTGGGTTGAAGCGCCGCGGGGACTGCGTCCGGGCGAACTTGTGGTTGTAGAGTCGTCAAGAGGAGAGTTGCTGGGCTGCGGGCTCTATGATAACGTAGGCCCCGTTGCTGTGAGAATGGTCTGGTTTGGTAGCTGTCCATTCAAGTCTCCGCGCGAGGCAATAGAGCATCTGATAGAGCGGGCGTTACGTTATAGAGAGCGGTTGGGCTACACTAAGGAGGATGAGCCAGCATATCGTCTAGTTCATAGTGATGCGGATCTAATGCCCGGATTGATAATAGATGTGTATAACGACATCGCTGTTATACAGTCTAGCAGCATAGTATGGGACGTGCATATGGACATCATAGTTGATGTTGTGAGTAAAGTCGTGGGTGTAGAGCATGTCTATGAGAAAAGCACGCAACGTACAAGGCGAGATATAGGTCTGGAGCCGCGTGAGCGCTTGCTACGCGGCTCTAAGACGCGCACCATTATACGCGAGGGTGGAGTGCGTTTCGTGGTTGATGTGAGAAAAGGGCAGAAGACAGGATTTTTCCTAGATCAGCGTCTCAATCGTATCGAGGTAGAGAGGTACTCGAGCGGCGAGGTAGTCTTAGATTTATTCAGCTATACGGGTGGTTTTGGTATTCATGCACTTGTAGCGGGAGCAAGAAAAGTCGTATTTGTTGACGAGGATGAGCATGCGCTAGCTGTACTGAGAGAGAACTTGCGCTTAAACGGTATAAACGAGGATAAGGCGGTGATAGTGCAAGATAATGTATGGAGATACTTGCGTAGAGAGAAAAGCCAATATGGTATCGTCATTGCTGATCCGCCAGCGTTTATACAAGCGAGGGAGCATTACGAGAGAGGAAAACAAGCTTACGAACGATTGTTTAGCAATGTTGCTAAGCTAGCTTCTAGCATAGCGTTTATGAGTAGCTGCTCTGCGTTCCTAACACGTAACGACTTTCTCGAAATTGTTGCAAGAAGCGTCCTTAGGGCGGGCAAACAATACCGTCTAGTGGGTTCAGTTAGGGGCATGCCTCCGGATCATCCTCAACGATACCACGCGGAGCATCTAGAGTATCTAAAGGCGGTATACGTAGAAGTGTTCTGA
- the rnz gene encoding ribonuclease Z — MEVGVVYLGVSAAVPAYGRGLPSIAVMYRGLVYLFDVGEGTQERLVEAGLSPLRVKVVAVTHMHGDHFLGLAGLLQSMTMGGRREELFVIGPRGLLEYIEIVERLTGHVRSFDIVFREVEEGVVYEDNRVVIKAFRVCHGHVAAYGYVFEEKPRPGRVKLEKLKELGLKPGPYLSRVKRGESVIVNGVLVRPEDVLEEPRPGVRVVYTGDTRPCKTVIDVARGADLLIHESTFLESEASEAHEKGHSTALEAGLVAAKAGVKCLALTHFSARYRELDVFETEARRNFGNCVYAARPLLIHPLRL, encoded by the coding sequence GTGGAGGTAGGCGTGGTGTATCTGGGCGTTAGTGCGGCTGTACCAGCGTATGGTAGAGGCTTACCGTCAATAGCTGTGATGTACCGTGGTCTAGTGTACCTATTTGACGTCGGCGAAGGTACGCAAGAGAGGCTTGTAGAAGCCGGGCTGAGCCCGCTTCGTGTTAAGGTTGTGGCAGTGACGCATATGCATGGTGACCATTTTCTCGGACTGGCAGGGCTCTTGCAATCTATGACCATGGGTGGTCGTAGAGAGGAATTGTTCGTAATTGGTCCTCGTGGGTTGCTAGAGTATATAGAGATTGTTGAGCGGCTGACGGGTCATGTTAGGAGCTTTGACATCGTGTTTCGGGAGGTAGAAGAGGGTGTCGTGTATGAAGATAATCGTGTGGTTATCAAGGCTTTTCGCGTCTGTCACGGACATGTAGCGGCGTACGGGTATGTCTTTGAGGAGAAGCCGAGACCTGGGCGTGTTAAGCTTGAGAAACTTAAAGAACTTGGCTTAAAGCCTGGGCCTTACCTATCTCGCGTGAAGCGCGGTGAGAGTGTAATAGTTAATGGTGTTCTTGTGAGGCCCGAAGATGTGCTAGAGGAGCCGAGGCCGGGTGTGCGCGTAGTCTACACTGGCGATACTCGGCCCTGTAAAACGGTCATAGACGTGGCGCGAGGTGCTGATCTGTTGATACACGAGTCTACCTTTCTAGAGAGTGAGGCAAGCGAGGCACATGAGAAGGGACACAGCACTGCATTGGAGGCTGGGCTGGTTGCCGCAAAAGCCGGTGTAAAGTGTCTTGCTCTCACTCACTTCAGTGCAAGGTATCGCGAATTGGATGTGTTTGAAACTGAGGCCAGGCGAAATTTCGGAAATTGTGTATATGCGGCTAGGCCGCTACTAATACACCCACTGCGTCTTTGA
- the ribH gene encoding 6,7-dimethyl-8-ribityllumazine synthase produces the protein MNENKAGKVRLAIVVSEFNYDITELMLKKALSHAKFLDAEVTYVVKVPGVYDAPYAVAELLEKPDVDAVAVIGAVIKGETKHDEVVANQAARKMLDLGVEKGKPVTLGVIGPGATRLQAQARVEEYARRAVEAAVKLARRIRALRITKYEGKTVFIE, from the coding sequence ATGAACGAAAACAAGGCGGGCAAAGTTAGGTTGGCGATAGTGGTATCAGAGTTCAACTATGATATCACGGAGTTGATGTTAAAGAAAGCCTTGAGTCATGCAAAGTTCCTCGATGCTGAAGTAACGTATGTCGTCAAGGTGCCAGGAGTATATGACGCACCCTACGCTGTTGCAGAGCTACTCGAGAAGCCAGATGTGGATGCTGTTGCGGTTATCGGCGCTGTCATAAAAGGCGAGACTAAGCATGATGAGGTCGTTGCGAATCAAGCTGCTCGTAAGATGTTGGACCTGGGAGTTGAGAAAGGAAAACCTGTAACACTGGGCGTTATAGGACCCGGAGCTACAAGGTTGCAGGCTCAAGCTAGAGTAGAGGAGTATGCGCGCCGAGCCGTGGAAGCGGCTGTGAAGCTAGCTAGGCGTATCCGTGCATTGAGAATCACGAAGTATGAGGGTAAGACGGTGTTTATCGAGTAG
- the thpR gene encoding RNA 2',3'-cyclic phosphodiesterase has translation MASRWDKIRAFIAVDIDDPQVVSRLVQIRDLFVNTGTPMKPVEDYNMHITLRFLGEIPSTLIEDIYANVLSKLRFRRFRIRLVGVGAFPSITRPRVIWVGVREGSDELQRLYREIESGLRRMGFRPEREEFVPHVTLARIKGSRNIERVVKLLQEYADVELGEFEVRVVRLKQSILTPRGPIYKTLKEVTAVEGE, from the coding sequence ATGGCGTCACGATGGGACAAGATACGTGCTTTCATTGCAGTCGATATTGATGATCCTCAGGTGGTCTCTAGGCTCGTACAGATACGTGATCTCTTCGTGAATACTGGCACGCCGATGAAACCCGTAGAGGATTACAATATGCATATAACTTTAAGGTTCCTTGGTGAAATCCCGTCAACGTTAATCGAGGACATCTATGCGAATGTGTTGTCAAAGTTGCGTTTTCGTAGATTCCGGATTAGGCTGGTGGGAGTTGGTGCATTTCCCAGCATAACGAGACCGCGTGTTATCTGGGTAGGTGTGAGGGAAGGTAGTGATGAATTGCAAAGGTTGTATCGTGAAATAGAGAGTGGTCTTAGGAGAATGGGGTTTAGGCCGGAAAGGGAAGAGTTTGTTCCTCACGTGACGCTTGCAAGGATAAAAGGTAGTAGGAATATAGAACGCGTGGTGAAATTGCTACAAGAATATGCTGATGTAGAGCTTGGCGAGTTTGAGGTTAGGGTTGTGAGGTTGAAGCAGAGTATTCTAACACCTCGGGGACCAATATACAAAACGTTGAAAGAGGTTACAGCTGTGGAGGGCGAATAG
- a CDS encoding DUF2795 domain-containing protein, producing MARRGISWAAEVLKRIRGLDFPVKKDVIKERLKDLYWRGIPMTKILDEIPKEEFESPAELLHEISQAIHKLEERGEIPVTSKKGINWAVEVLKRIRGLDFPVKKEIIAERLKDLYWMGVPMSKILDEVKKDEFESPAELLHELAEAIRKLEERGEIAEERV from the coding sequence ATGGCTAGACGCGGTATCAGCTGGGCGGCTGAGGTACTGAAGCGCATCCGCGGCCTAGACTTCCCAGTCAAGAAGGATGTGATAAAGGAGCGTCTGAAGGACCTCTACTGGCGCGGCATACCAATGACAAAGATACTAGACGAGATACCCAAGGAAGAATTTGAGTCGCCAGCCGAGCTGTTGCACGAAATATCCCAGGCGATTCATAAGCTGGAGGAGCGTGGCGAGATACCGGTGACCAGTAAGAAGGGTATCAACTGGGCTGTTGAGGTTCTGAAAAGGATTCGTGGCCTGGACTTCCCCGTGAAGAAGGAGATCATCGCGGAGCGTCTAAAGGATCTATACTGGATGGGCGTACCAATGTCAAAGATACTCGATGAAGTAAAGAAGGATGAATTTGAGTCGCCTGCTGAGCTGTTACACGAGCTAGCTGAGGCTATACGCAAGCTGGAGGAGCGTGGCGAGATAGCTGAGGAGCGAGTGTAA
- a CDS encoding haloacid dehalogenase, giving the protein MLNILESQEASRILRRIIERIDGVLSRREELRDNMIRKSREVIRYSGWAINAVLRGRLDEAREHLKQLDEAFREFLHYAKQDERLFHSGLVDSTLAEYVEAKLLYSLVIEARLPTPEELGVPEIPYLQGLGDVIGELRRLALDRMRIDDTETAAKLLELMEALYNEMRSLEYPDALMPGVRHKVDVARRLIDDTKALLIEVKGRRTILRLLEKGIGGGDGGEKGSS; this is encoded by the coding sequence ATGCTAAACATACTAGAATCACAAGAAGCGTCGCGTATCTTACGCCGCATAATAGAGCGTATTGATGGTGTATTGTCGCGGCGTGAAGAACTACGCGACAACATGATACGCAAGTCACGCGAGGTAATACGGTATTCCGGCTGGGCTATCAACGCCGTATTGAGAGGACGTCTAGACGAGGCACGCGAACATCTAAAACAGTTAGATGAGGCATTTAGAGAGTTTCTACACTATGCCAAGCAGGATGAGAGGCTGTTCCATAGCGGACTTGTGGACTCTACTCTAGCGGAGTATGTTGAAGCTAAGCTACTCTACTCGCTCGTAATAGAGGCTCGTCTACCGACGCCTGAGGAGCTTGGCGTACCCGAGATACCCTATCTTCAGGGTCTCGGAGACGTTATTGGCGAGCTGCGGAGACTTGCCTTAGATAGGATGAGGATCGACGATACTGAGACCGCAGCTAAACTACTAGAGCTTATGGAGGCGCTCTACAACGAGATGCGTAGCCTGGAGTACCCAGATGCCCTTATGCCTGGAGTTAGACACAAAGTTGACGTTGCACGCCGGCTCATTGATGATACAAAAGCGTTGCTTATAGAGGTTAAGGGGCGGCGTACGATTCTACGTCTTCTTGAGAAGGGTATTGGGGGTGGAGATGGCGGAGAAAAGGGATCCAGTTGA